One window of the Thermasporomyces composti genome contains the following:
- a CDS encoding NAD(P)H-quinone dehydrogenase — MTRVVIVGGGPGGYEAALVAAQLGAEVCVIDRDGLGGSAVLTDCVPSKTLVATSEVMTQVRDSGELGLRIGRAAPSLGGVTVDIAKVNARVKALARAQSEDIERQLQREGIRILRGTGRLEGPDQVVATLTDGGTEVLPADVILIATGAHPRVLPHAQPDGERILTWEQVWDLDELPQRLVVVGSGVTGAEFAGAYNALGVDVVLVSSRDRVLPTEDADAASVIEDVFTRRGMTVLSRSRAERVERRGDGVVVTLTDGRVVEGSHCLLAVGSVPNTADIGLEKAGVAVDERGFVEVDRVSRTSARGVYAAGDCTGVLMLASVAAMQGRIAMWHALGDAVQPLNLEEVAATVFTSPEIATVGWSQADVDSGRVQAVGVKLPLPRNARAKMQGIHEGFVKLFCRPGTGIVVGGVVVAPRASELIYPVSLAVSGQLTVDQVAHAFTVYPSLSGSIAEAARQLHRRQ, encoded by the coding sequence GTGACCCGAGTCGTGATCGTGGGTGGCGGGCCCGGAGGCTACGAGGCAGCGCTCGTCGCCGCCCAGCTCGGCGCCGAGGTCTGTGTCATCGACCGTGATGGCCTCGGCGGGTCAGCGGTCCTCACCGACTGTGTGCCGAGCAAAACCTTGGTCGCCACGTCCGAGGTGATGACCCAAGTCCGGGACTCCGGCGAGCTCGGCCTCCGGATCGGCCGCGCCGCGCCGAGCTTGGGCGGCGTGACGGTCGATATCGCGAAGGTCAACGCCCGGGTCAAAGCTCTCGCTCGGGCGCAGTCCGAGGACATCGAGCGTCAGCTCCAGCGGGAAGGCATCCGGATCCTGCGGGGGACCGGCCGGCTGGAGGGACCGGACCAGGTCGTCGCGACGCTGACCGACGGCGGAACCGAGGTCCTTCCCGCGGACGTGATCCTGATCGCGACCGGGGCACATCCCCGTGTGTTGCCCCACGCGCAGCCGGACGGGGAGCGCATCCTCACCTGGGAGCAGGTCTGGGACCTCGACGAGCTTCCCCAGCGTCTCGTCGTCGTCGGGTCTGGGGTGACCGGCGCGGAGTTCGCCGGCGCCTACAACGCGCTCGGTGTCGACGTCGTGCTGGTGTCGAGCCGTGACCGCGTGCTCCCCACCGAGGACGCCGACGCCGCCAGCGTCATCGAGGACGTCTTCACCCGTCGTGGGATGACCGTGCTGTCCCGTTCTCGCGCCGAGCGGGTCGAGCGGCGGGGGGACGGTGTGGTCGTGACGCTCACCGACGGTCGAGTGGTCGAAGGCTCTCACTGTCTGCTCGCGGTCGGCTCGGTGCCGAACACCGCCGACATCGGGCTGGAGAAGGCGGGTGTGGCAGTGGACGAGCGCGGCTTCGTGGAGGTCGACCGGGTCTCCCGGACCAGCGCCCGTGGCGTCTACGCCGCAGGGGACTGCACCGGCGTCCTCATGCTCGCGTCCGTCGCGGCCATGCAAGGACGCATCGCCATGTGGCACGCGCTGGGCGACGCCGTGCAGCCGCTGAATCTCGAGGAAGTAGCGGCGACTGTCTTCACCTCGCCGGAGATCGCCACCGTCGGCTGGTCTCAGGCTGACGTCGACAGCGGTCGCGTCCAGGCCGTGGGCGTCAAGCTGCCCTTGCCGCGCAACGCGCGCGCGAAGATGCAAGGGATCCACGAAGGCTTCGTCAAGCTCTTCTGTCGTCCGGGAACCGGCATCGTCGTCGGCGGCGTCGTGGTGGCGCCCAGGGCTAGCGAGCTCATCTACCCCGTCTCGCTCGCGGTCTCGGGGCAGCTGACGGTCGACCAGGTGGCGCACGCGTTCACCGTGTACCCGTCGCTGTCCGGTTCGATCGCGGAGGCGGCCAGGCAGCTCCACCGGCGCCAATGA
- a CDS encoding vWA domain-containing protein has protein sequence MPTRSRALHTFLRTVALPALLMATITAGPSAAAHAKGNHADGAHVNAPWSDVTPSNPPNRTRSNLSPTTAAPTTESIATSVTTDDGTGPADMNAGTDDSAHGKLLLLFDSSGSMEEPDDDGGTKIEAARQAFRDLIPRLPDDALVGLRVYGATVYDPSDPRACTDTQLVVPVGRVDRPALTQALASFRPYGETPIAYSLRQAAKDLGTSGRRTILLVSDGEETCDPDPCATAREITGLGIEVKIDVVGYRVDPEARKQLRCIADAGSGTFYEADDANDLAVSLHRLSVRAFRPFRVAGRPVSGTSTVDSAPVLRAGQYVDTAPRQGETRYYRLRRSMDSSTLYIGASARPAPSQAIAAIHLDLRTPDGDGCGYGLGTGVSYARTNPVVTASVSSWDPFTAHHRDCQRGRELVLALRQSGSTGAADHASRRSGSQSTLDGVPIEIVILEEPPVASRDDLPPPAPIRPPWRGPTGEAATEVTPGASFSDAPLVGPGRYRTSLFPGEVQFVRVRLDWGQRLEAEVRVPRPPAKVAGLLDAPHLLDLTLIGPTRGEAVATLSEVAGQDHVLLSPTTSSHARATTVEVRYANRDAGGAPQTSTVIPGDYVVAVGLGDDRDGETYLLPIEILIGIEGRGGDGAPPYVDDLGILVPGPDGAATTFRPHSTGDPTGSDDETSGSDSGAGPRGNVLDGDPLVNQRTEAPRGQLSGPRAVLVGVLSAVVAVLFAATGVSSWRRRRVNRRDAELTSS, from the coding sequence ATGCCGACCCGGTCGCGCGCTCTCCACACCTTCCTTCGCACCGTGGCCCTCCCCGCCCTCCTCATGGCCACCATCACCGCCGGTCCCAGTGCCGCCGCCCACGCGAAGGGCAACCACGCGGATGGGGCTCACGTGAATGCACCATGGTCGGACGTCACGCCGTCGAACCCACCGAACCGCACACGGTCGAACCTGTCGCCGACCACCGCCGCACCGACCACGGAATCCATCGCGACCTCGGTGACCACCGATGACGGCACGGGCCCGGCCGACATGAACGCCGGCACGGACGACTCTGCTCACGGCAAGTTGCTGCTGCTCTTCGACTCCTCCGGGTCGATGGAGGAGCCGGACGACGACGGCGGCACGAAGATCGAGGCAGCTCGTCAGGCGTTTCGTGACCTCATTCCCCGCCTGCCCGACGACGCGCTCGTGGGACTGCGCGTGTACGGGGCGACGGTCTACGACCCGTCCGATCCGCGCGCCTGCACCGACACCCAGCTCGTCGTGCCGGTCGGGCGCGTCGACCGACCCGCGCTCACGCAAGCGCTGGCGAGCTTCCGCCCCTACGGCGAGACCCCGATCGCCTACTCCCTCCGACAAGCGGCGAAGGACCTCGGGACCAGCGGCCGGCGCACCATCCTGCTCGTGTCCGACGGCGAGGAGACCTGCGACCCTGACCCGTGCGCGACGGCGCGGGAGATCACCGGCCTCGGCATCGAGGTGAAGATCGACGTCGTGGGCTACCGCGTCGACCCCGAAGCCAGGAAGCAGCTGCGCTGCATCGCCGACGCCGGAAGCGGCACGTTCTACGAGGCCGATGACGCGAACGACCTCGCGGTCAGCCTGCACCGACTGTCGGTCCGAGCATTCCGGCCGTTCCGGGTGGCCGGGCGACCGGTCTCCGGGACATCCACCGTCGACTCGGCGCCGGTCCTGCGGGCGGGACAGTACGTCGACACCGCACCGCGTCAGGGCGAGACGCGCTACTACCGGCTCCGCCGCTCCATGGACAGCTCGACCCTGTACATCGGAGCCAGCGCGCGACCGGCTCCGAGTCAGGCGATCGCCGCCATCCACCTCGATCTCCGGACACCCGACGGCGACGGCTGCGGGTACGGGCTCGGCACCGGCGTCAGCTACGCGCGCACCAACCCGGTGGTCACCGCGTCCGTCTCCAGCTGGGACCCCTTCACCGCGCACCATCGGGACTGCCAGCGGGGACGGGAGCTGGTCCTCGCACTACGGCAATCGGGAAGCACGGGCGCAGCGGACCACGCCAGCCGGCGGAGCGGCTCCCAGTCCACACTCGACGGCGTACCGATCGAGATCGTCATCCTCGAGGAGCCACCCGTCGCCTCGCGCGACGACCTTCCCCCGCCGGCGCCGATCCGTCCCCCCTGGCGCGGTCCGACCGGCGAGGCGGCCACCGAGGTGACGCCAGGCGCGTCGTTCTCCGACGCGCCCCTGGTGGGCCCCGGCCGGTACCGCACCTCGCTGTTCCCCGGCGAGGTGCAGTTCGTCCGCGTGCGCCTGGACTGGGGACAGCGGCTGGAGGCCGAGGTCCGCGTCCCACGACCGCCGGCGAAGGTGGCGGGACTCCTCGACGCCCCGCACCTCCTGGACCTCACGCTGATCGGGCCGACCCGCGGGGAGGCGGTCGCGACGCTCAGCGAGGTGGCCGGACAGGACCACGTGCTGCTCAGCCCCACCACGAGCTCGCACGCCCGCGCCACGACCGTCGAGGTCCGCTACGCCAATCGCGACGCCGGCGGCGCGCCACAGACGAGCACGGTGATACCGGGCGACTACGTGGTGGCGGTCGGCTTGGGTGACGACCGCGACGGGGAGACCTACCTGCTGCCGATCGAGATCCTCATCGGGATCGAGGGACGCGGAGGAGACGGCGCCCCTCCGTACGTCGACGACCTCGGGATCCTCGTACCGGGCCCGGACGGGGCGGCCACGACCTTCCGCCCCCATTCCACCGGCGATCCCACGGGGAGTGACGACGAGACCAGCGGCAGCGATAGTGGAGCTGGCCCACGTGGGAACGTACTCGACGGCGATCCGCTCGTGAACCAACGGACCGAGGCGCCACGGGGACAGCTCTCCGGGCCGCGCGCCGTGCTGGTCGGCGTCCTCAGCGCTGTCGTCGCGGTCCTGTTCGCCGCGACCGGTGTCTCGTCCTGGCGCCGCCGGCGCGTCAACCGTCGCGACGCCGAGCTGACGAGCTCTTGA
- a CDS encoding gamma-glutamylcyclotransferase codes for MTLYAAYAANLDPREMASRCPHSPLRGTGWLVGWRLTFGGEEFGWNGALATVVEDEKEQVFVSLYDVAPADEPLLDQWEGADIGLYRKIHVRVQTLDGGVTAITYVLDAYEGGLPSARYLGMLADAAEAAGAPDDYTEGLRQRPCRSTGFP; via the coding sequence GTGACCCTGTACGCCGCATACGCGGCCAACCTGGATCCTCGGGAGATGGCGAGCCGATGCCCGCACTCGCCGCTCCGCGGTACGGGCTGGCTGGTGGGCTGGCGTCTCACCTTCGGCGGCGAGGAGTTCGGCTGGAACGGCGCTTTGGCCACCGTCGTCGAGGACGAGAAGGAGCAGGTCTTCGTCTCCCTCTACGACGTCGCCCCAGCCGACGAGCCCCTCCTCGACCAGTGGGAAGGGGCCGACATCGGGCTGTACCGCAAGATCCACGTGCGAGTCCAGACTCTGGATGGCGGCGTCACCGCGATCACCTATGTCCTCGACGCCTACGAAGGCGGCCTGCCGTCGGCGCGCTACCTCGGCATGCTGGCCGACGCGGCCGAGGCGGCCGGGGCCCCCGACGACTACACCGAAGGGTTGCGCCAGCGCCCCTGCCGCAGCACTGGCTTTCCCTGA
- a CDS encoding acetyl/propionyl/methylcrotonyl-CoA carboxylase subunit alpha — protein sequence MSTIAKVLIANRGEIAVRIARACRDAGLASVAVYADVDRDALHVRVADEAYALGGTTPAETYLAIDKLLDVARRSGADAVHPGYGFLAENAEFARAVTQAGLTWIGPPPEAIDALGDKVRARSIAAKVGAPLVPGTTEPVADADAVVAFAREHGLPVAIKAAYGGGGRGLKVARTLEEIPELFESAVREAVTAFGRGECFVERYLDRPRHVETQCLADRHGNVVVVSTRDCSLQRRHQKLVEEAPAPFLTDEQVRTLTQASQAILAEAGYVGAGTCEFLVGQDGTISFLEVNTRLQVEHPVTEEVTGLDLVREQFRIAAGEPLGYDAPPVRGHSIEFRINAEDPGRGFLPAPGKLVRWRPPTGPGVRLDSGYEEGETVPGVFDSLIAKLIVTGADRAQALQRARRALEEFEIEGMPTVLPFHRAVLQDPAFTAPEGRLDVHTRWIETEFDQTIPPYEGAVEAAEPQEREKVTVEVDGKRLEVVLPAGLGLAGGSRNPGGGRKPPRRSNPTKAVPTASGDALTAPMQGTLVKVAVEEGQTVEAGDLVVVLEAMKMEQPVNAHKAGKITSLSAAVGSTVSAGAVICEIKD from the coding sequence GTGTCGACCATCGCGAAGGTGCTCATCGCCAACCGCGGAGAGATCGCCGTCCGGATCGCGCGCGCGTGCCGGGACGCCGGTCTGGCCAGCGTGGCGGTCTACGCGGACGTCGACCGCGACGCCCTGCATGTGCGGGTCGCCGACGAGGCTTACGCCCTCGGCGGCACCACCCCAGCCGAGACATACCTCGCGATCGACAAGCTGCTCGACGTCGCACGGCGCTCGGGCGCAGACGCCGTCCACCCCGGCTATGGCTTCCTCGCCGAGAACGCCGAGTTCGCCCGCGCGGTGACGCAGGCCGGCCTGACCTGGATCGGTCCACCTCCGGAGGCGATCGACGCGCTCGGCGACAAGGTGCGCGCCCGCTCCATCGCGGCGAAGGTGGGCGCCCCCCTCGTCCCCGGGACGACCGAGCCTGTTGCCGACGCCGACGCGGTGGTGGCCTTCGCCCGCGAGCACGGTCTCCCCGTTGCCATCAAGGCCGCGTACGGCGGCGGTGGCCGAGGTCTCAAGGTCGCCCGAACGCTGGAGGAGATCCCGGAGCTGTTCGAGTCCGCGGTCCGGGAGGCGGTCACGGCGTTCGGGCGCGGCGAGTGCTTCGTCGAGCGTTACCTGGACCGACCTCGGCACGTCGAGACCCAGTGCCTGGCCGACCGGCACGGGAACGTCGTGGTGGTCTCCACCCGAGATTGCTCCCTGCAACGTCGGCACCAGAAGCTGGTCGAGGAGGCCCCGGCGCCGTTCCTCACCGACGAGCAAGTGCGCACCCTCACCCAGGCGAGCCAGGCGATCCTCGCCGAGGCGGGCTACGTCGGAGCCGGCACCTGTGAGTTCTTGGTCGGGCAGGACGGCACGATCAGCTTCCTGGAGGTCAACACACGCCTGCAGGTCGAGCATCCGGTGACCGAGGAAGTCACCGGCTTGGACCTGGTGCGGGAGCAGTTCCGGATCGCGGCTGGTGAACCGCTCGGCTACGACGCGCCGCCGGTCCGCGGGCACTCGATCGAGTTCCGGATCAACGCCGAGGACCCCGGCCGGGGCTTCCTCCCGGCGCCCGGCAAGCTCGTCCGCTGGCGGCCGCCGACCGGTCCAGGCGTGCGGCTCGACAGCGGATACGAGGAGGGCGAGACGGTCCCCGGCGTCTTCGACTCGCTCATCGCCAAGCTCATCGTCACGGGGGCCGACCGCGCGCAGGCGCTGCAGCGGGCCCGTCGGGCGCTCGAGGAGTTCGAGATCGAGGGCATGCCGACCGTCCTCCCCTTCCACCGGGCGGTGCTGCAAGACCCCGCGTTCACCGCCCCGGAGGGTCGACTCGACGTGCACACGCGCTGGATCGAGACCGAGTTCGACCAGACGATCCCGCCCTACGAGGGAGCCGTCGAGGCGGCCGAGCCGCAGGAGCGGGAGAAGGTCACCGTCGAAGTCGACGGCAAGCGGCTGGAGGTCGTTCTCCCGGCCGGTCTCGGTCTCGCCGGCGGCTCGCGGAACCCTGGCGGTGGGCGGAAACCGCCCCGACGCTCCAACCCCACCAAGGCCGTGCCCACCGCGTCGGGTGACGCGCTCACCGCGCCCATGCAGGGCACGCTCGTCAAGGTCGCGGTCGAGGAGGGGCAGACCGTCGAAGCCGGCGACCTCGTGGTGGTCCTCGAGGCGATGAAGATGGAGCAGCCCGTCAACGCGCACAAGGCGGGGAAGATCACGTCGCTGTCGGCCGCCGTGGGCTCCACCGTCTCCGCCGGCGCCGTGATCTGCGAGATCAAGGACTGA
- a CDS encoding ArsR/SmtB family transcription factor — translation MVLRIHFTATDLARTRVAKGPDPLWEAVLSLHVLQSRRPPAHTLDWRARVRAEAATAGTASQIKHVLFPLAPVATYFPDFLTPSESADGIDAGVRAVASTPTSKLRQQIKRLASRVPVPGWTRALAHGDRRLRETLADALRAYHRTALAPWMDVIAQCVAVDREIRMRALADGGVERLLSSLGPGIRWEEPTLVADYPCDLDLHLDGRGLLLIPSYFCTRMPVALVDPDMQPVLVYPAMTAAVETMAAQSDVRQEALADLLGATRAVILTAIADGYSGRRLAAQVGVSPATISHHTAVLREAGLITSARRGNTVVHRLTMTGARLLGRVTGPDRNVLESAVRP, via the coding sequence ATGGTGCTCCGAATCCACTTCACCGCGACGGACCTCGCGCGTACCCGGGTGGCGAAAGGTCCGGACCCTCTCTGGGAAGCCGTCCTGAGCCTGCACGTCCTGCAGAGCAGGCGCCCGCCAGCACACACGCTCGACTGGCGAGCGCGGGTGCGAGCCGAGGCCGCGACCGCTGGCACGGCGTCACAGATCAAGCACGTGCTGTTTCCACTCGCTCCGGTTGCGACGTACTTTCCGGACTTCCTGACGCCGAGCGAGAGCGCGGACGGGATCGACGCGGGGGTGCGCGCCGTCGCCTCCACTCCGACGAGCAAGCTGCGCCAGCAGATCAAGCGGTTGGCGTCCCGCGTTCCGGTGCCGGGGTGGACCCGCGCGCTGGCGCATGGTGACCGCCGACTCCGCGAGACCCTGGCCGACGCGTTGCGCGCCTACCACCGGACGGCGTTGGCGCCTTGGATGGACGTCATCGCCCAGTGCGTGGCCGTCGACCGCGAGATTCGGATGCGAGCTCTGGCCGACGGCGGTGTCGAGAGGTTGCTGAGCAGTCTCGGCCCGGGAATCCGGTGGGAGGAGCCCACGCTGGTGGCCGACTATCCATGCGACCTCGACCTTCACCTCGATGGGCGGGGCCTCCTCCTCATCCCGTCGTACTTCTGCACGCGGATGCCGGTCGCCCTCGTCGATCCCGACATGCAGCCGGTGCTCGTGTATCCGGCCATGACGGCGGCCGTGGAGACCATGGCCGCGCAGTCCGACGTGCGGCAGGAGGCGCTAGCGGACCTGCTGGGCGCGACCCGAGCCGTGATCCTCACCGCGATCGCCGACGGCTACTCCGGCCGCCGACTGGCGGCACAGGTCGGGGTCTCACCGGCCACCATCAGCCACCACACGGCGGTGCTCCGAGAGGCGGGCTTGATCACGTCCGCGAGGAGGGGCAACACCGTCGTCCATCGCCTCACCATGACAGGCGCCCGCCTGTTGGGTCGCGTCACCGGCCCCGACCGGAACGTGCTCGAGAGCGCCGTTCGACCCTGA
- a CDS encoding SPW repeat protein, with protein MSTEKLRLEEHPDIAELKGRYERIGERPAVQMAAGLTLITGLFVALSPWIVGFAADQPSLAINNLVVGLAAACLALGYASTFRSTHGLSWVVPILGVWTIISPWLVAGTMETTRSIVTNVVAGAVMTLLGLAVLGNVARRG; from the coding sequence ATGTCGACGGAAAAGCTCCGTCTCGAGGAGCACCCAGACATCGCCGAACTCAAAGGCCGATATGAACGAATCGGAGAGCGTCCGGCTGTTCAGATGGCCGCCGGCCTCACGCTCATCACCGGCCTGTTCGTGGCGTTGTCGCCGTGGATCGTCGGCTTCGCCGCCGATCAGCCATCCCTCGCGATCAACAACCTGGTGGTCGGCTTGGCCGCCGCCTGCCTCGCCCTTGGATACGCCTCGACCTTCCGCTCGACCCACGGGTTGAGCTGGGTGGTTCCCATCCTGGGCGTCTGGACGATCATCTCGCCGTGGCTCGTCGCCGGGACGATGGAGACAACGCGCAGCATCGTGACCAACGTGGTCGCTGGCGCGGTGATGACACTGCTCGGACTGGCGGTGCTCGGCAACGTGGCGCGCCGAGGCTAA
- a CDS encoding maleylpyruvate isomerase family mycothiol-dependent enzyme, producing MDPWHRLDDPSEANGQSRSDDPCRPTAGQPEEAQPGGDWPWGDDHRLGQERYAAELRAETASLGALIRDADPAQRVVTCPDWSLAELVAHVGRSHRWAATIVAQCSMAFVPFETVDNLLPPEAGAERAAWLVEGARALVDAVAAVGPNTPVWSWTHEKRAGFWTRRILHETVIHRADAALTVGCPFLVAADVALDGILDWLGLLTTPRSGPVADALAMLSEGATLAFETADVGLEGRGARIRIAPDGAHLEPVGDVADVTVRAPAADLLLVIMRRLPPTSPGVEVSGDVTLLERWLARTAF from the coding sequence GTGGACCCATGGCATCGGCTGGACGATCCGTCCGAGGCGAACGGCCAGAGCCGGTCGGACGACCCGTGCCGGCCGACCGCCGGGCAGCCGGAGGAGGCGCAGCCGGGGGGTGACTGGCCGTGGGGCGACGATCACCGGTTGGGCCAGGAGCGGTACGCCGCCGAGCTCCGTGCGGAGACCGCGAGCCTCGGCGCCTTGATCCGTGACGCGGATCCCGCACAACGGGTGGTCACCTGTCCGGACTGGTCCTTGGCGGAGCTGGTCGCGCACGTCGGTCGAAGTCACCGCTGGGCGGCGACGATCGTGGCCCAGTGCTCCATGGCGTTCGTGCCGTTCGAGACGGTCGACAATCTTCTGCCGCCGGAGGCCGGCGCCGAGCGCGCCGCCTGGCTCGTCGAAGGCGCCCGCGCGCTCGTCGACGCTGTGGCGGCGGTGGGCCCGAACACACCGGTCTGGAGCTGGACGCATGAGAAGCGGGCGGGGTTCTGGACGCGCCGGATCCTGCACGAGACGGTGATTCACCGCGCCGACGCGGCTCTCACCGTGGGATGCCCGTTCCTCGTCGCCGCCGACGTCGCCCTCGACGGCATCCTCGACTGGTTGGGGCTGCTCACCACCCCGCGCAGCGGTCCGGTCGCCGACGCACTCGCCATGCTCAGCGAGGGAGCGACGCTGGCATTCGAGACCGCCGACGTCGGTCTGGAAGGTCGCGGCGCGCGGATCCGCATCGCTCCGGATGGCGCGCACCTCGAGCCGGTCGGCGACGTCGCCGACGTGACAGTACGAGCGCCGGCGGCGGACCTGTTGCTCGTCATCATGCGGCGCCTGCCACCGACCAGCCCTGGTGTCGAGGTCTCGGGCGACGTGACGCTGCTGGAGCGCTGGCTGGCCCGCACGGCGTTTTGA
- a CDS encoding phospho-sugar mutase, whose product MSDPTALVDQARAWLADDPDPRTRAELSDLLTAVESGDERARALLADQFAGTLQFGTAGLRGPLGPGPNRMNRVVVARAAAGLASYLLAHGHRGAPVVVGYDARYNSDVFATDTVAVLAGAGLRPLLLPRPLPTPVLAFAIRRLNCAAGVMVTASHNPRQDNGYKVYLGDGSQIVPPVDAEIAAAMSEVSSVARIPRGDSWTVVGEDVVHDYLDRVASLPATDPQAFRDLRIVYTPLHGVGGPLVEEALRRAGFAPPAVVPEQAAPDPGFPTTPFPNPEEPGTLDLALELGRRTDADVVLANDPDADRLAVAVPTEEGFRRLTGDEVGALLAVHLLNAGARGTLATTVVSSTLLSSIATAHGVPYTQTLTGFKWLGRVPDLAFAYEEALGYCVDPEAVRDKDGISALIRMAELVAALKREGRTLLDLLDDIAREHDLHATAQHAVWVRDLSEIDAVLERLRQRPPLALGGREVLRTDDLAEPTDGLPPTVGLRFVLAGRARVVIRPSGTEPKLKCYVEVIVPAREDLAAAKRIARDALAAIGADVRELVGA is encoded by the coding sequence GTGAGCGACCCCACGGCATTGGTCGACCAGGCACGTGCCTGGCTCGCGGACGATCCCGACCCGCGGACGCGGGCGGAGCTCAGCGACCTCCTCACCGCCGTCGAGTCCGGTGACGAGCGCGCACGTGCCCTCCTCGCCGACCAGTTCGCTGGGACGCTGCAGTTCGGGACCGCTGGTCTGCGTGGACCGCTGGGGCCTGGCCCCAACCGGATGAACCGCGTCGTGGTGGCGCGAGCCGCCGCTGGGTTGGCGAGCTACCTGCTCGCGCACGGTCACCGTGGCGCTCCCGTCGTGGTGGGCTACGACGCGCGCTACAACTCCGACGTCTTCGCCACCGACACGGTCGCCGTCCTCGCCGGTGCGGGACTGCGCCCGCTCTTGCTGCCCCGGCCCCTGCCCACGCCCGTGCTGGCGTTCGCGATTCGTCGCCTGAACTGCGCCGCCGGGGTCATGGTGACGGCGTCCCACAACCCGCGGCAGGACAACGGGTACAAGGTCTACCTCGGCGACGGCTCGCAGATCGTGCCGCCCGTCGACGCCGAGATCGCCGCGGCCATGTCCGAGGTCAGCTCGGTCGCGCGGATTCCGCGCGGAGACAGCTGGACGGTCGTGGGCGAGGACGTCGTCCACGACTACCTCGACCGCGTGGCGTCCCTCCCCGCCACGGACCCCCAGGCGTTCCGCGACCTGCGGATCGTCTACACCCCGTTGCACGGGGTGGGCGGCCCGCTCGTGGAGGAGGCGCTCCGACGCGCCGGGTTCGCACCGCCGGCCGTCGTGCCTGAGCAGGCCGCACCAGACCCGGGTTTCCCGACGACCCCGTTCCCCAATCCTGAGGAGCCCGGCACCCTCGACCTCGCACTCGAGCTCGGCCGCCGTACCGACGCGGATGTGGTGCTGGCCAACGACCCGGACGCGGACCGGCTCGCGGTCGCCGTTCCCACCGAGGAGGGGTTCCGGCGGCTCACCGGTGACGAGGTGGGCGCACTCCTGGCCGTCCACCTGCTCAACGCGGGCGCTCGCGGGACGCTGGCCACCACCGTCGTCTCCTCGACGCTCCTGTCGAGCATCGCCACCGCCCACGGCGTCCCCTACACGCAGACGCTCACCGGCTTCAAGTGGCTGGGCAGGGTGCCCGACCTCGCGTTCGCGTACGAGGAAGCGCTCGGCTACTGCGTCGACCCAGAGGCGGTCCGCGACAAGGACGGAATCTCCGCGCTGATCCGGATGGCCGAGCTCGTCGCCGCGCTCAAGCGCGAGGGGCGCACGCTGCTCGACCTGCTCGACGACATCGCTCGTGAGCACGACCTGCACGCCACCGCCCAGCACGCGGTGTGGGTCCGCGACCTGAGCGAGATCGACGCGGTCCTCGAGCGGCTCCGTCAGCGGCCTCCCCTCGCGCTCGGTGGTCGCGAGGTCCTGCGCACCGACGACCTGGCCGAACCCACCGATGGTCTGCCACCCACGGTGGGACTTCGGTTCGTGCTGGCCGGTCGTGCGCGCGTCGTCATCCGGCCGAGCGGCACCGAGCCGAAGCTCAAGTGCTACGTCGAGGTGATCGTGCCCGCCCGCGAGGACCTCGCCGCGGCGAAGCGGATCGCCCGTGACGCGCTCGCCGCGATCGGCGCGGACGTGCGAGAGCTCGTCGGCGCGTGA
- a CDS encoding purine-nucleoside phosphorylase encodes MAAQAAEQLADFTGVPRHDVAVVLGSGWGRAADLLGTSLSELPMTDLPGFAKPSVEGHVGRIRSVSIDGRRVLVFLGRTHLYEGHGVTAVAHGVRTATAAGCRVVILTNGCGGLRTDWAPGTPVLISDHINLTGRSPLVGPRFVDLTDLYSRRLRDLCRSIDPSLEEGVYAQLPGPHYETPAEIRFLRAIGADLVGMSTALEAIAARERGAEVLGVSLVTNLAAGLSDSSISHEEVLEAGRAAGERMGRLLAQVIARL; translated from the coding sequence CTGGCCGCTCAGGCGGCCGAGCAGCTCGCCGACTTCACCGGCGTTCCCCGGCACGACGTCGCGGTCGTCCTCGGCTCAGGCTGGGGGCGCGCCGCCGATCTTCTCGGCACCAGTCTCAGCGAGCTCCCCATGACCGACCTGCCCGGATTCGCCAAGCCCTCCGTCGAGGGACACGTCGGGCGGATCCGGAGCGTGTCGATCGACGGCCGGCGAGTGTTGGTCTTCCTGGGGCGTACCCACCTGTATGAGGGGCATGGGGTGACCGCCGTCGCCCATGGCGTCCGGACCGCTACCGCCGCAGGATGTCGGGTGGTGATCCTCACGAACGGCTGCGGAGGCTTGCGCACCGACTGGGCGCCCGGGACGCCGGTCCTGATCAGCGACCACATCAACCTCACCGGTCGTTCCCCGCTCGTGGGTCCGCGCTTCGTGGACCTCACCGACCTCTACAGCCGCCGGCTGCGGGACCTGTGCCGCTCGATCGACCCGAGCCTGGAGGAGGGCGTCTACGCCCAGCTACCCGGACCGCACTACGAGACCCCGGCGGAGATCCGCTTCCTCCGCGCGATCGGCGCCGACCTGGTGGGGATGTCGACCGCTCTCGAGGCGATCGCCGCGCGCGAGCGTGGCGCGGAGGTGCTCGGCGTGTCGCTCGTCACCAACCTCGCCGCAGGGCTCAGCGACTCCTCCATCAGCCACGAGGAGGTGCTCGAGGCCGGCCGAGCCGCCGGCGAGCGCATGGGACGGCTGCTCGCCCAGGTCATCGCCCGTCTGTGA